A region from the Mycolicibacterium phlei genome encodes:
- a CDS encoding queuosine precursor transporter: protein MTAHPTDTNLEHRGFALTGSAYYPTLVAVFTGLVLISNVAATKGIAFGPIIGDWSLITDGGFVVFPLTYVIGDVLSEVYGFRATRRAIYIAFVMEAIAAVTFWLTAVLPPADFYTNQAAFEAVVKPFAQLVIAGLAGFIVGQTLNAWVVVKIKERFGERHLWARLIGSTVIGEFADTLMFCAIAAAAIGISTWDDFLTYVALGWIYKTAVEVVVLPVTYRVIAIVKRREPTYQPAV from the coding sequence GTGACCGCCCACCCCACCGACACCAACCTCGAGCACCGCGGCTTCGCCCTCACCGGATCGGCCTACTATCCGACGCTGGTCGCGGTGTTCACCGGCCTGGTGCTGATCTCCAACGTGGCGGCCACCAAGGGCATCGCGTTCGGCCCGATCATCGGGGACTGGTCGCTGATCACCGACGGCGGGTTCGTGGTGTTCCCGCTGACCTACGTGATCGGCGACGTGCTGTCGGAGGTGTACGGGTTCCGCGCCACCCGCCGCGCGATCTACATCGCGTTCGTGATGGAGGCCATCGCGGCGGTCACGTTCTGGCTCACCGCGGTGCTGCCCCCGGCGGACTTCTACACCAACCAGGCGGCGTTCGAGGCGGTCGTCAAACCGTTCGCCCAGCTGGTCATCGCGGGGCTGGCCGGGTTCATCGTCGGCCAGACCCTCAACGCGTGGGTCGTGGTGAAGATCAAGGAGCGGTTCGGCGAGCGGCACCTGTGGGCGCGGCTGATCGGGTCCACCGTCATCGGCGAGTTCGCTGACACGCTGATGTTCTGCGCCATCGCCGCGGCCGCGATCGGCATCTCGACGTGGGACGACTTCCTCACCTACGTCGCGCTGGGCTGGATCTACAAGACCGCCGTGGAGGTGGTGGTCCTGCCCGTGACCTACCGGGTGATCGCGATCGTCAAGCGCCGCGAACCGACGTATCAGCCCGCTGTTTGA
- a CDS encoding 5-oxoprolinase subunit B family protein, whose protein sequence is MSVTADVVDRRVLGTVHDYGDLALLLEFDSTAQVLAWTDAIRRAELPGVVDIVPAARTVLLKLAGPRYQAPTRQRLAALRIDVDPEAELTPPGRADVTLGVVYDGPDLDEVSRLTGLTRDEIVAAHTGRLWRVGFGGFAPGFAYLVGGDPRLEVPRRAEPRTRVPAGAVGLAGEFTGVYPRESPGGWQLIGRLADGQESLWDINRDKPALLTAGMWVQFREEGS, encoded by the coding sequence ATGAGTGTGACAGCAGATGTGGTGGACCGACGAGTGCTCGGCACCGTGCATGACTACGGGGACCTGGCGCTGCTGCTCGAGTTCGACAGCACGGCCCAGGTCCTGGCGTGGACCGACGCGATCCGGAGGGCCGAGCTGCCCGGGGTGGTGGACATCGTGCCCGCCGCCCGGACCGTTCTGCTCAAACTGGCCGGACCGCGGTACCAGGCCCCGACCCGGCAGCGCCTCGCCGCGCTGCGGATCGACGTCGATCCCGAGGCGGAGCTGACCCCGCCCGGCCGCGCCGACGTGACCCTCGGCGTCGTCTACGACGGACCCGATCTCGACGAGGTCTCCCGGCTGACCGGGCTGACCCGCGACGAGATCGTCGCCGCCCACACCGGCAGGTTGTGGCGGGTCGGATTCGGCGGTTTCGCACCGGGTTTCGCCTACCTGGTCGGCGGCGACCCGCGGCTGGAGGTGCCGCGCCGCGCCGAACCGCGGACCCGGGTGCCCGCCGGCGCCGTCGGCCTGGCCGGCGAGTTCACCGGCGTCTACCCGCGGGAGTCCCCCGGCGGCTGGCAGCTGATCGGCCGACTGGCCGACGGCCAGGAGTCACTGTGGGACATCAACCGGGACAAGCCCGCGCTGCTGACCGCGGGCATGTGGGTGCAGTTCCGTGAGGAGGGGTCATGA
- a CDS encoding 5-oxoprolinase/urea amidolyase family protein, which produces MTVTLEILRSGPLSLIEDLGRPGLAHMGVGRSGAADRRAHTLANRLVANPGDRATIEVTFGGLVARVRGAGKEGVAIAVTGADTDPAVSGIPFGTNSVHYARDGEVIELGAPHSGLRTYLAVRGGIAVEPVLGSRSYDVMAGIGPAPLRPGDVLPIGEHTEEFPEVDQAPVAAIEDDVVELRVVPGPRDDWFVDPDVLIRTNWKATNKGDRVGMRLIGMPLEYRRPDLQLASEGVIRGAIQVPPNGFPVILGPDHPVTGGYPVIGVIVEEDIDKVAQIRPGQTVRMHWSRPRRPFEHG; this is translated from the coding sequence ATGACCGTCACGCTGGAGATCCTGCGCTCCGGGCCGCTGTCGCTGATCGAGGACCTGGGCCGGCCCGGCCTGGCACACATGGGTGTCGGCCGGTCCGGGGCCGCCGACCGTCGCGCACACACCCTGGCCAACCGCCTGGTGGCCAACCCGGGTGACCGGGCCACCATCGAGGTGACGTTCGGCGGGCTCGTTGCCCGGGTCCGCGGCGCGGGTAAGGAAGGGGTGGCGATCGCCGTCACCGGCGCCGACACCGATCCCGCGGTCAGTGGAATCCCGTTCGGCACCAACAGTGTTCACTACGCCCGCGACGGCGAGGTGATCGAACTCGGCGCCCCGCACAGCGGGCTGCGCACCTACCTGGCGGTGCGCGGCGGCATCGCCGTCGAGCCCGTGCTCGGGTCGCGGTCCTACGACGTGATGGCCGGCATCGGCCCGGCGCCGCTGCGGCCCGGCGACGTGCTGCCGATCGGCGAGCACACCGAGGAGTTCCCCGAGGTCGACCAGGCGCCGGTCGCGGCCATCGAGGACGACGTCGTCGAGCTGCGGGTGGTGCCCGGTCCGCGTGACGACTGGTTCGTCGACCCCGATGTGCTGATCCGCACCAACTGGAAGGCCACCAACAAGGGCGACCGGGTGGGCATGCGGCTGATCGGGATGCCGCTGGAGTACCGCAGACCCGACCTGCAGTTGGCCAGCGAGGGTGTTATCCGCGGCGCAATCCAGGTGCCGCCGAACGGATTTCCGGTGATTCTGGGGCCCGACCACCCGGTCACCGGCGGCTATCCGGTGATCGGCGTCATCGTCGAGGAGGACATCGACAAGGTGGCGCAGATCCGGCCCGGCCAGACCGTGCGGATGCACTGGAGCCGGCCGCGCCGTCCGTTCGAGCACGGATAG
- a CDS encoding GNAT family N-acetyltransferase, whose translation MHVAEPHAPVARVHTARLIHTSDLDNETRENARRMVMTAFGGDFTDADWEHSLGGMHAVISHRGDVIAHAAVVQRRLIYRNSPLRCGYIEAFAVREDWRGQGLARAVMDAVEQVLRGAYQLGALSATEEGRRIYVARGWLPWQGPTSVLAPEGLTRTPDDDNTLFVLPVRLPDGLELDTTDEITCDWRDGDVW comes from the coding sequence GTGCACGTTGCCGAGCCTCACGCTCCCGTGGCGCGCGTCCACACGGCGCGCCTGATCCACACGTCCGACCTCGACAACGAGACCCGCGAGAACGCCCGCCGCATGGTGATGACGGCGTTCGGCGGGGACTTCACCGACGCCGACTGGGAGCACTCGCTGGGCGGGATGCACGCGGTGATCTCCCACCGCGGCGACGTGATCGCCCACGCGGCGGTGGTGCAGCGCCGCCTGATCTACCGCAACAGCCCGCTGCGCTGCGGCTACATCGAGGCGTTCGCGGTGCGCGAGGACTGGCGCGGCCAGGGCCTGGCCCGCGCGGTGATGGACGCCGTCGAGCAGGTGCTGCGCGGCGCCTACCAACTCGGTGCGCTCAGCGCCACCGAGGAGGGCCGCCGCATCTACGTCGCCCGCGGCTGGCTGCCCTGGCAGGGGCCCACCTCGGTGCTGGCACCCGAGGGGCTGACCCGCACCCCCGACGACGACAACACGCTGTTCGTGCTGCCGGTCCGGCTGCCCGACGGCCTCGAGCTCGACACCACCGACGAGATCACCTGCGACTGGCGCGACGGCGACGTCTGGTGA
- a CDS encoding uroporphyrinogen-III synthase: MNAPDWAPLTGFRVAVTSARRADELSALLTRRGATVTSAAAIQMVPLPDDDALREHTEQLIAAPPDIVVATTGIGFRGWIAAADGWGLAGDLIDALSKARIVSRGPKATGALRAAGLPEEWSPDSESSREVLGYLRAGGISGQRIAVQLHGATEEWDPFPEFLDELRAAGAEVVPIRVYRWHPAPRNGEFDQLVADIADSKFDAVSFTSAPAVASVLLRATEMGIENRVLAAFRGDVHAMCVGPVTARPLVRLGVPTSSPERMRLGALARHITDELPLLCSRTVRVAGHVLEIRGTCVLVDGEVKAVSPAGMATIRALAHRPGAVVSRTDLLRALPGTGTDTHAVETAVLRLRTALGDRNIVSTVVKRGYRLAVEDNLAYAQ, translated from the coding sequence ATGAACGCGCCCGACTGGGCACCGCTGACCGGATTCCGGGTGGCCGTGACCTCCGCACGCCGCGCCGACGAGCTCAGCGCGCTGCTGACCCGGCGCGGCGCCACCGTGACCAGCGCCGCGGCCATCCAGATGGTGCCGCTGCCCGACGACGACGCCCTGCGCGAGCACACCGAGCAGCTGATCGCCGCACCGCCCGACATCGTCGTCGCGACGACCGGCATCGGGTTCCGCGGCTGGATCGCGGCCGCCGACGGCTGGGGGCTGGCCGGCGACCTGATCGACGCGCTGAGCAAGGCGCGGATCGTGTCGCGCGGTCCGAAGGCCACCGGCGCACTGCGGGCGGCGGGCCTGCCCGAGGAGTGGTCCCCCGATTCGGAGTCCTCCCGCGAGGTGCTGGGCTACCTGCGCGCCGGCGGGATCTCCGGGCAGCGGATCGCGGTGCAACTGCACGGGGCGACCGAGGAATGGGATCCGTTCCCCGAGTTCCTCGACGAGCTGCGCGCGGCGGGCGCCGAGGTGGTGCCGATCCGGGTGTACCGCTGGCATCCGGCGCCCCGCAACGGTGAGTTCGACCAGCTGGTCGCCGACATCGCCGACTCAAAGTTCGACGCGGTCAGCTTCACCTCCGCCCCGGCGGTGGCGTCGGTGCTGCTGCGGGCCACCGAGATGGGTATCGAGAACCGGGTGCTGGCCGCGTTCCGCGGCGACGTGCACGCGATGTGTGTGGGCCCGGTGACCGCCCGCCCGCTGGTGCGACTCGGCGTTCCGACGTCGTCTCCGGAACGAATGCGGTTGGGCGCGTTGGCCCGTCACATCACCGACGAGTTGCCGCTGTTGTGTTCGCGGACGGTGCGGGTGGCCGGACACGTGCTGGAGATCCGCGGCACCTGCGTGCTGGTGGACGGCGAGGTCAAGGCGGTCTCCCCCGCCGGGATGGCGACCATCCGCGCGCTGGCCCACCGACCGGGCGCGGTGGTGTCGCGCACCGACCTGCTGCGGGCGCTGCCCGGCACCGGGACCGACACCCATGCCGTCGAGACGGCGGTGCTGAGGCTGCGGACCGCGCTGGGCGACAGGAACATCGTGTCGACGGTGGTCAAGCGCGGATACCGGCTCGCGGTCGAGGACAACCTGGCGTACGCGCAATGA
- the nirD gene encoding nitrite reductase small subunit NirD yields MTLLNDVNVWTVACRYDFLIPNRGVGVLLPGGAQAALFRLDDGSLHAIGNIDPFSGAAVMSRGIVGDRAGRMVVQSPIKKQAFALDDGVCLDDPAVSVPVYHTRLADDGTVEIG; encoded by the coding sequence ATGACTCTGCTCAACGACGTCAACGTCTGGACGGTCGCCTGCCGCTACGACTTCCTGATCCCGAACCGGGGTGTCGGGGTGCTGTTGCCCGGCGGCGCTCAGGCGGCGCTGTTCCGGCTCGACGACGGATCGCTGCACGCGATCGGCAACATCGACCCGTTCTCCGGGGCCGCGGTGATGTCCCGCGGCATCGTCGGCGACCGCGCCGGCCGGATGGTGGTGCAGTCGCCGATCAAGAAGCAGGCCTTCGCCCTCGACGACGGGGTCTGTCTGGACGATCCGGCGGTGTCGGTGCCGGTCTACCACACCCGCCTCGCCGACGACGGCACCGTCGAGATCGGCTAG
- the nirB gene encoding nitrite reductase large subunit NirB, whose amino-acid sequence MQVTRNVVVVGHGMVGHRFVEALRARDAAGTWRITVLAEEAEPAYDRVGLTGYTEHWDRGRLALPGNDYAGDDLVDLRLNSRVIGIDRAAKAVQTADGRSVPYDALVLATGSYAFVPPVPGRDLPVCHVYRTLDDLDAIRASADAALNSKTPVGVVIGGGLLGLEAANALRAFGLTTHVIEKSPHLMAAQLDEAGGALLKRMIRNLGIEVHTGVGTESIVPVQRSEPLRRSDRDDAVRVSLDDGTHIDTGVIVFAAGVRPRDELGRQAGLDIAQRGGVLTDLGCVTSDPDIYAIGEVAAIEGRCYGLVGPGYTSAEVVADRLLGGSAEFPEADMSTKLKLLGVDVASFGDAQGRTPNCLEVVVNDPVKQTYAKLVLSDDAKTLLGGILVGDASAYGILRPMVASELPGDPLSLIAPASDGGATGLGIGALPDIAQICSCNNVTKGDLKEAIGAGCTDVPGLKKCTLAGTSCGSCVPLLKQLLEAEGVEQSKALCEHFPQSRAELFEIVTATGIRTFSGLIERFGTGKGCDICKPVVASILASTSSDHILDGEQASLQDTNDHFLANIQRNGSYSVVPRSPGGEITPEQLILIGEIARDFGLYTKITGGQRIDMFGARVDQLPEIWRRLVEGGMESGHAYGKALRTVKSCVGSTWCRYGQQDSVDMAVRLEKRYRGLRAPHKIKMAVSGCARECAEAQSKDVGVIATEQGWNLYVCGNGGMSPRHAQLLASDLDDETLIRYIDRFLMFYIRTADRLQRTAPWLEAMDFPGKTGLEHLRDVVCHDSLGLAEEFEAAMQRHVDGYRCEWKGVLEDPDKLSRFVSFVNAPGVPDPTVEFTHKSGRKVPVSIGMPKVPQS is encoded by the coding sequence ATGCAGGTAACGAGAAATGTGGTGGTCGTCGGCCACGGCATGGTCGGCCACCGGTTCGTCGAGGCGTTGCGGGCCCGCGACGCCGCGGGAACCTGGCGGATCACCGTGCTGGCGGAGGAGGCCGAGCCCGCATACGACCGGGTCGGGCTGACCGGCTACACCGAGCACTGGGACCGCGGCCGGCTCGCGCTGCCCGGCAACGACTACGCCGGTGACGATCTCGTCGATCTGCGGCTCAACAGCCGGGTCATCGGCATCGACCGGGCCGCCAAGGCGGTCCAGACCGCCGACGGGCGGTCGGTGCCCTACGACGCGCTGGTGCTTGCGACCGGCTCCTATGCGTTCGTGCCGCCCGTGCCGGGCCGCGACCTGCCGGTCTGCCATGTCTACCGCACCCTCGACGACCTCGACGCGATCCGGGCCAGCGCGGACGCGGCACTGAACTCCAAGACCCCGGTCGGTGTCGTGATCGGCGGCGGCCTGCTCGGCCTGGAGGCCGCTAATGCGTTGCGCGCGTTCGGATTGACCACCCACGTCATCGAGAAGTCGCCGCACCTGATGGCCGCCCAGCTCGACGAGGCGGGTGGCGCCCTGCTGAAGCGGATGATCAGGAACCTCGGCATCGAGGTGCACACCGGCGTCGGCACCGAGAGCATCGTGCCGGTGCAGCGCAGCGAGCCGCTGCGCAGGTCCGACCGCGACGACGCGGTCCGGGTGTCGCTCGACGACGGCACCCACATCGACACCGGCGTGATCGTGTTCGCCGCAGGCGTGCGCCCCCGCGACGAACTCGGCCGACAGGCCGGCCTCGACATCGCCCAGCGCGGCGGCGTGTTGACCGACCTGGGTTGTGTCACAAGCGATCCCGACATCTACGCGATCGGTGAGGTCGCCGCCATCGAGGGTCGCTGCTACGGCCTCGTCGGCCCCGGCTACACCAGCGCCGAGGTGGTGGCCGACCGGCTGCTGGGCGGCTCCGCCGAGTTCCCGGAGGCCGACATGTCGACCAAGCTCAAGCTGCTCGGTGTCGACGTGGCCAGCTTCGGTGACGCGCAGGGCCGCACGCCCAACTGCCTCGAGGTCGTGGTCAACGACCCGGTCAAACAGACCTACGCCAAGCTGGTGCTCTCCGACGACGCCAAGACCCTGCTGGGCGGCATCCTGGTCGGTGACGCGTCGGCCTACGGCATCCTGCGACCGATGGTCGCCAGCGAGCTTCCCGGCGACCCGCTGTCGCTGATCGCCCCCGCCTCCGACGGCGGCGCAACGGGATTGGGCATCGGTGCGCTGCCCGACATCGCGCAGATCTGCTCCTGCAACAACGTCACCAAGGGCGATCTGAAGGAGGCCATCGGCGCCGGCTGCACCGATGTGCCCGGGCTGAAGAAGTGCACGCTGGCCGGCACCTCCTGCGGGTCGTGCGTGCCGCTGCTCAAGCAGCTGCTCGAGGCCGAGGGCGTCGAGCAGTCCAAGGCGCTGTGCGAACACTTCCCGCAGTCGCGGGCGGAGCTGTTCGAGATCGTCACCGCCACCGGGATCCGCACCTTCTCCGGGCTGATCGAGCGCTTCGGTACCGGAAAGGGCTGCGACATCTGCAAACCCGTGGTGGCCTCGATCCTGGCCTCCACCAGCTCCGACCACATCCTCGACGGCGAGCAGGCGTCGTTGCAGGACACCAACGACCACTTTCTGGCCAACATCCAGCGCAACGGCAGCTATTCGGTGGTGCCGCGCTCGCCCGGCGGGGAGATCACCCCCGAGCAGCTGATCCTGATCGGCGAGATCGCAAGGGATTTCGGGCTGTACACGAAGATCACCGGCGGCCAGCGCATCGACATGTTCGGTGCGCGTGTCGACCAGCTGCCTGAGATCTGGCGCAGGCTGGTCGAGGGCGGCATGGAGTCCGGGCACGCGTACGGCAAGGCGTTGCGCACGGTCAAGAGCTGTGTGGGCAGCACCTGGTGCCGTTACGGTCAGCAGGACTCCGTCGACATGGCGGTAAGGCTCGAGAAGCGCTACCGCGGCCTGCGCGCGCCGCACAAGATCAAGATGGCGGTGTCCGGGTGCGCCCGCGAATGCGCTGAGGCGCAGAGTAAGGACGTCGGCGTCATCGCCACCGAGCAGGGCTGGAACCTGTACGTGTGCGGCAACGGCGGCATGTCGCCACGGCACGCGCAACTGCTGGCGAGCGACCTCGACGACGAGACACTGATCCGCTACATCGACCGGTTCCTGATGTTCTACATCCGCACCGCCGACCGGTTGCAGCGCACCGCGCCGTGGCTGGAGGCCATGGACTTCCCCGGAAAGACCGGGCTGGAGCACCTGCGCGACGTCGTGTGCCACGACTCCCTCGGACTGGCGGAGGAGTTCGAGGCCGCGATGCAGCGTCACGTCGACGGCTACCGCTGCGAGTGGAAGGGCGTGCTGGAGGATCCGGACAAGCTGTCGCGGTTCGTGTCGTTCGTCAACGCACCCGGTGTGCCCGACCCGACGGTCGAGTTCACCCACAAGTCGGGACGCAAGGTTCCCGTGTCCATCGGAATGCCGAAGGTGCCCCAATCATGA